In Homo sapiens chromosome 19 genomic scaffold, GRCh38.p14 alternate locus group ALT_REF_LOCI_11 HSCHR19KIR_G085_A_HAP_CTG3_1, a single window of DNA contains:
- the KIR3DL3 gene encoding killer cell immunoglobulin-like receptor 3DL3 precursor (The RefSeq protein has 2 substitutions compared to this genomic sequence) translates to MSLMVVSMACVGFFLLEGPWPHVGGQDKPFLSAWPGTVVSEGQHVTLQCRSRLGFNEFSLSKEDGMPVPELYNRIFRNSFLMGPVTPAHAGTYRCCSSHPHSPTGWSAPSNPVVIMVTGVHRKPSLLAHPGPLVKSGETVILQCWSDVRFERFLLHREGITEDPLRLVGQLHDAGSQVNYSMGPMTPALAGTYRCFGSVTHLPYELSAPSDPLDIVVVGLYGKPSLSAQPGPTVQAGENVTLSCSSRSLFDIYHLSREAEAGELRLTAVLRVNGTFQANFPLGPVTHGGNYRCFGSFRALPHAWSDPSDPLPVSVTGNSRNLHVLIGTSVVIIPFAILLFFLLHRWCANKKNAVVMDQEPAGNRTVNREDSDEQDPQEVTYAQLNHCVFTQRKITRPSQRPKTPPTDTSV, encoded by the exons ATGTCGCTCATGGTCGTCAGCATGGCGTGTGTTG GGTTCTTCTTGCTGGAGGGGCCCTGGCCACATGTGG GTGGTCAGGACAAGCCCTTCCTCTCTGCCTGGCCCGGCACTGTGGTGTCTGAAGGACAACATGTGACTCTTCAGTGTCGCTCTCGTCTTGGGTTTAACGAATTCAGTCTGTCCAAAGAAGACGGGATGCCTGTCCCTGAGCTCTACAACAGAATATTCCGGAACAGCTTTCTCATGGGCCCTGTGACCCCAGCACATGCAGGGACCTACAGATGTTGCAGTTCACACCCACACTCCCCCACTGGGTGGTCGGCACCCAGCAACCCTGTGGTGATCATGGTCACAG GAGTCCACAGAAAACCTTCCCTCCTGGCCCACCCAGGTCCCCTGGTGAAATCGGGAGAGACGGTCATCCTGCAATGTTGGTCAGATGTCAGGTTTGAGCGCTTCCTTCTGCACAGAGAGGGGATCACTGAGGACCCCTTGCGCCTCATTGGACAGCTCCACGATGCGGGTTCCCAGGTCAACTATTCCATGGGTCCCATGACACCTGCCCTTGCAGGGACCTACAGATGCTTTGGTTCTGTCACTCACTTACCCTATGAGTTGTCGGCTCCCAGTGACCCTCTGGACATCGTGGTCGTAG GTCTATATGGGAAACCTTCTCTCTCAGCCCAGCCGGGCCCCACGGTTCAGGCAGGAGAGAATGTGACCTTGTCCTGCAGCTCCCGGAGCTTGTTTGACATTTACCATCTatccagggaggcagaggccggtGAACTTAGGCTCACTGCGGTGCTGAGGGTCAATGGAACATTCCAGGCCAACTTCCCTCTGGGCCCTGTGACCCACGGAGGGAACTACAGATGCTTCGGCTCTTTCCGTGCCCTGCCCCACGCGTGGTCAGACCCGAGTGACCCACTGCCCGTTTCTGTCACAG GTAACTCCAGACACCTGCACGTTCTGATTGGGACCTCAGTGGTCATCATCCCCTTTGCtatcctcctcttctttctccttcatcgCTGGTGTGCCAACAAAAAGA ATGCTGTTGTAATGGACCAAGAGCCTGCAGGGAACAGAACAGTGAACAGGGAG GACTCTGATGAACAAGACCCTCAGGAGGTGACATACGCACAGTTGAATCACTGCGTTTTCACACA